A section of the Festucalex cinctus isolate MCC-2025b chromosome 9, RoL_Fcin_1.0, whole genome shotgun sequence genome encodes:
- the il12ba gene encoding interleukin 12Ba precursor, whose translation MNLIDFSLMCAFLHVAYQNPLNSWTLQPNVLVLEVNGLRVQQALKCLHRAEGLMNGDDKDIVWKKNGKEEAQRGNSYLVQLEESTGGGRYSCYSKNGSLLNHTLVLIQEDSTEKRKILMKTDTEDYLKCSTRNFEGAFHCSWTWDKTRVGKVALIRAGRGLGAACSMGASGQQWTCSSDQSHISCSVDATGDGISCVDKRHCAFAEEKHQILLTVYVRTEEFLVENYSKHFFLSDIVKPDKVKIKKVNSSMIELAYPGSWSSPYSYFPLTFQVYQSTRGCKKCDNPCGDSTNAEIVMVNSSSTCLFEVKRESKTVCVRAKDALCNSQWSEWTHISTD comes from the exons ATGAATCTAATTGACTTCAGCCTTATGTGTGCATTTCTGCACGTGGCTTATCAAAACCCACTGAACTCTTGGACACTCCAACCGAACG ttttggttttggaAGTAAATGGTTTGCGGGTTCAACAAGCCCTCAAGTGCTTGCACAGAGCAGAGGGATTAATGAATGGCGATGACAAGGATATAGTGTGGAAGAAGAACGGTAAAGAAGAGGCACAGAGGGGAAATTCATACTTGGTGCAGCTAGAGGAGAGCACAGGAGGAGGCAGGTACAGCTGCTACAGCAAAAACGGATCTCTTCTCAATCACACGCTCGTCCTGATTCAAGAGGACAGCACCGAGAAAAGGAAGATTCTGATGAAAACGGATACGG AGGATTATTTAAAGTGCTCGACTCGGAATTTCGAGGGGGCATTCCATTGCTCTTGGACCTGGGACAAGACTCGTGTCGGAAAAGTGGCACTTATCAGAGCTGGACG AGGCTTGGGTGCTGCGTGTTCGATGGGCGCCAGCGGTCAGCAATGGACGTGCTCCTCTGATCAGAGTCACATCAGCTGCTCAGTGGACGCCACCGGGGACGGGATCTCCTGTGTGGACAAGCGGCACTGCGCGTTTGCGGAGGAGAAACATCAGATCCTACTCACAGTCTATGTTAGGACCGAAGAGTTCCTGGTGGAGAACTACTCCAAACACTTCTTTTTGTCTGATATTG TGAAACCTGACAAAGTGAAGATCAAGAAAGTCAACAGCTCGATGATAGAATTGGCTTACCCGGGCTCCTGGAGCAGCCCCTACTCTTATTTCCCCCTCACCTTTCAGGTTTACCAAAGTACACGTGGGTGTAAAAAGTGTGACAATCCCTGTGGTGACTCAACTAATGCAGAG ATCGTGATGGTGAACTCCTCAAGCACTTGCCTGTTTGAGGTCAAGAGAGAATCGAAGACCGTCTGCGTCCGAGCCAAGGACGCCCTCTGCAACTCGCAGTGGAGCGAATGGACCCACATCAG TACAGATTGA